Proteins from a single region of Desulfurispira natronophila:
- the efp gene encoding elongation factor P — translation MITTSDFRKGMKIEHENEPYTILDFVHYKPGKGGAFIRATVRNLLSGKIVEITWRSGEKVKRPDLDERSYQYLYSDGDTYHFMDNTTFDQIPLTADQVGNAREYMKENENFQIMIYNGRPIAVEPPIFMELLITSSEPGLKGDTATGGTKPAILETGKKIQVPLFVNEGESVKVDTRTGEYLERV, via the coding sequence ATGATCACCACCAGCGATTTTCGCAAAGGCATGAAAATCGAACACGAAAATGAACCCTACACTATCCTCGACTTTGTGCACTATAAACCGGGAAAAGGTGGAGCCTTTATCCGCGCCACGGTCCGCAATCTTCTCAGTGGAAAAATTGTAGAGATCACCTGGCGCAGTGGTGAAAAGGTCAAGCGCCCGGACCTGGACGAACGATCCTACCAATACCTCTACAGCGATGGTGATACCTACCACTTCATGGACAACACCACTTTTGACCAGATTCCCCTCACCGCAGACCAAGTGGGTAATGCGCGCGAATACATGAAAGAAAATGAAAACTTCCAGATCATGATATATAACGGGCGCCCCATAGCTGTAGAGCCCCCTATCTTTATGGAACTTCTCATCACCTCATCAGAACCGGGACTTAAGGGCGATACTGCCACTGGTGGCACCAAGCCTGCCATACTGGAAACCGGCAAAAAGATACAGGTTCCTCTCTTTGTCAATGAAGGGGAAAGCGTCAAGGTGGATACACGAACCGGCGAATACTTGGAAAGGGTATAG